The proteins below are encoded in one region of Effusibacillus dendaii:
- a CDS encoding C40 family peptidase has translation MVLCIVMAVAAVISSPFGIFVSGENTDADVKPLSQIVQELDAEFAARLVEIQQSAGNVDRVEYHYPGSADNTRIDNWMDIISVFAVKTVTDVENGMDVATLDATRIGIIRSVFWDMNSLETRVETIEHKETVTVEQEDGSTSEETITRYERILHITVISQTAEQQADIYRFTNEQMELMKEMLSEEFRPLMFAILGKDADIGLTPEQLDLVQQQLPEGELGSEAVKLALTRLGDPYSQPKAGQDHFTDCSYLVQWVYRQLGISLPRTAAEQAKFCVENGLTVSAADLVPGDLVFWSYESNGRFMNITHVGIYAGDGKVVDASSSRGQVVYRDLFDSDKQVLFGRPEILDIEAAFDTFN, from the coding sequence GTGGTTCTATGCATTGTTATGGCGGTAGCCGCTGTCATTTCCTCTCCGTTCGGTATCTTTGTGTCCGGTGAAAATACGGATGCCGATGTCAAGCCGCTTTCCCAAATCGTTCAAGAGTTGGACGCTGAATTTGCCGCCAGACTGGTAGAGATACAGCAATCCGCTGGCAATGTAGACCGGGTGGAATATCATTATCCCGGTAGCGCGGACAATACGCGAATCGATAACTGGATGGACATTATTTCCGTCTTTGCCGTGAAGACCGTCACGGATGTGGAAAACGGAATGGATGTGGCCACGCTTGATGCAACAAGAATCGGTATCATCCGATCGGTGTTTTGGGATATGAATTCGCTGGAAACTCGTGTTGAGACGATAGAACATAAGGAAACGGTTACGGTTGAACAGGAGGACGGGAGCACCAGCGAAGAGACGATTACCCGATATGAGCGCATTTTGCATATTACCGTCATTAGCCAAACTGCGGAGCAACAGGCAGATATATACCGCTTTACAAATGAACAGATGGAATTAATGAAGGAAATGCTGTCCGAGGAGTTTCGCCCGCTTATGTTTGCGATACTTGGTAAAGATGCGGATATTGGTTTGACGCCGGAGCAGCTTGATTTGGTTCAACAGCAGTTGCCCGAAGGCGAACTGGGCAGTGAAGCCGTTAAGTTGGCGCTGACTCGTCTAGGCGATCCGTACAGCCAACCGAAGGCCGGTCAGGACCACTTTACGGATTGCAGCTATCTCGTCCAATGGGTTTATCGACAGCTAGGCATCAGCTTGCCGCGAACCGCAGCGGAACAGGCCAAATTTTGCGTGGAAAATGGACTGACCGTAAGCGCGGCGGATTTGGTTCCTGGCGATCTCGTGTTTTGGAGCTACGAGAGTAATGGCAGATTTATGAATATTACTCACGTTGGGATTTATGCTGGTGATGGTAAAGTAGTGGACGCTTCCTCAAGTCGCGGGCAGGTGGTGTATCGGGACTTGTTTGATTCGGATAAGCAAGTGTTGTTTGGCAGACCTGAAATTTTGGACATTGAGGCTGCCTTCGATACCTTCAATTAG
- a CDS encoding tetratricopeptide repeat protein → MSFDFSQFFNKTTGPREQHPIKIYDNLPKGKVNDLWRGQYLALEEIHHVLDQGKKHVVVILNTGGGKTVIGLLEGQSITNRSLDRVFYLCGSNQLIVQTAQAAERLGLSVATYFNRNMVNELEFNTGEIQCLTNYQTLFNGKNTRFRTDIEGIIFDDAHVASHIVRENFTLHLPESEFPTTYSTLVGQVRQYFESIHRGPEFDQVVTFKDDPSVLFIPLFVWRQVVSRVIESLTNEGVTTNRISMFAWEHLRNNLDLCVAFLSSDGIEISPFLPPVNTLPFMSSSVTKVFLSATMQNKPEFVRTFGFLPDAYIEPKTSAGESERLIVTPYVNPGLKNGMFDYIIFLSQYIKILIIPKSEPRAKRWREHEMTFSSDDFTLKVEEFKNAQTGILVAPARFEGMDFPGDTCRFLVIDGLPSGTGNMEKFLWNNLGENKFLQGTVASRLIQAMGRISRGNDDFGVVFLLGDDIGDWITRGSNRKVIPPYTRAQLELGEQLTKSISDFQSLHKLVMSVVAVPRDPGWTSVHRARIQPHSVANEKASEDSVRELEEHSIQVAFAERKFIEHLWDREYQQAARALEQHLDSIFNQDKALAAWHAHWIGYAYLLGGNTSAAERYFNRSSNAYRVLGRINPESVTTYAPPVIFGDSQGERIASVLSARGDFNYGSFSEMQDRLSPLFTEKNTTNQYEEALSWLGRYLGFASNRPDSETGGRGPDIFWTSPEVDILIESKEEKKDTSFYSKRDVGQALNHSEWYKEEFPNSARNIKLMIVGPIIPAHPTASPGEQMHIWTPSEISSLAHRISSLVFDAYTTSDSATYTATLNKLLDEAGMTYVKLYESLPTRPIQRGQ, encoded by the coding sequence ATGTCTTTTGACTTTAGCCAATTTTTTAACAAAACAACTGGTCCTAGGGAACAACACCCGATAAAAATATATGATAACTTACCAAAAGGAAAGGTTAATGACCTCTGGCGAGGGCAGTACTTAGCACTTGAGGAAATACATCATGTATTAGATCAAGGAAAAAAGCATGTTGTTGTAATTCTTAATACTGGAGGCGGAAAAACGGTAATTGGACTTTTAGAAGGGCAATCAATTACTAATCGTTCTTTAGATAGAGTTTTTTACCTGTGTGGATCAAATCAACTTATTGTTCAAACGGCTCAGGCTGCAGAAAGACTGGGACTATCCGTAGCCACATATTTTAATAGAAATATGGTCAATGAGCTTGAATTTAATACTGGCGAAATTCAATGTTTAACCAACTATCAAACCTTATTTAATGGGAAGAACACTCGTTTTAGGACAGATATTGAAGGGATAATTTTTGATGATGCCCATGTTGCCTCCCACATTGTTAGGGAAAATTTCACTCTTCATCTTCCTGAATCAGAATTCCCTACAACCTACTCCACGTTGGTTGGACAAGTCAGACAATATTTTGAGTCCATTCACCGGGGACCTGAATTCGATCAAGTAGTTACTTTTAAAGATGACCCAAGTGTTCTTTTTATTCCTCTTTTTGTTTGGAGGCAAGTAGTAAGTCGCGTTATTGAGTCACTTACAAATGAGGGTGTTACAACTAACAGGATCTCTATGTTTGCTTGGGAACACTTACGAAATAATTTAGATCTATGTGTAGCATTTCTAAGTTCAGATGGAATTGAGATATCGCCTTTCTTACCACCAGTTAATACTTTACCTTTTATGTCTTCATCAGTAACTAAAGTGTTCTTATCCGCTACTATGCAAAACAAACCTGAATTTGTTCGTACTTTTGGCTTCTTGCCTGATGCGTATATCGAGCCTAAAACAAGTGCAGGAGAATCTGAGCGTCTTATAGTGACTCCATATGTTAATCCTGGACTGAAAAATGGGATGTTTGATTACATCATTTTCTTATCACAATACATCAAGATACTTATTATTCCTAAAAGCGAGCCCAGGGCTAAACGTTGGCGTGAGCATGAAATGACTTTTTCGTCAGATGATTTTACGTTGAAAGTGGAAGAATTCAAAAATGCACAAACAGGTATATTAGTTGCCCCTGCTAGATTTGAAGGAATGGATTTCCCTGGAGACACATGTAGATTTCTCGTTATTGATGGCCTCCCTTCTGGTACTGGTAATATGGAAAAGTTCTTATGGAACAATTTGGGGGAAAACAAATTTCTTCAAGGAACAGTTGCTTCTAGGTTAATTCAAGCAATGGGTAGGATTTCAAGAGGAAATGATGATTTTGGTGTCGTTTTTCTACTTGGAGATGACATAGGCGATTGGATCACAAGAGGAAGCAATCGCAAAGTGATACCTCCATATACACGTGCTCAATTAGAACTGGGCGAGCAACTCACAAAGAGTATCTCCGACTTCCAGAGTTTGCACAAATTAGTTATGTCCGTTGTAGCCGTACCACGTGATCCCGGATGGACTTCTGTACACAGAGCAAGAATACAACCTCATTCTGTTGCAAACGAAAAGGCATCAGAAGATTCTGTGAGAGAACTTGAAGAACACAGTATACAAGTTGCATTTGCTGAACGAAAATTTATAGAACATTTATGGGATCGTGAATATCAACAAGCAGCACGCGCCTTGGAACAACATTTAGATTCTATTTTTAATCAAGACAAAGCACTTGCGGCTTGGCATGCACACTGGATAGGTTATGCTTACTTATTAGGTGGCAATACCTCCGCAGCCGAGAGATATTTTAATAGGTCTTCTAATGCTTATCGAGTCCTGGGCCGAATTAATCCTGAATCAGTCACTACTTACGCCCCTCCCGTAATATTTGGCGATTCGCAAGGAGAAAGAATCGCGAGTGTTCTCAGTGCGCGCGGTGACTTCAATTACGGTTCTTTTAGTGAAATGCAGGATCGTCTCTCTCCTCTTTTCACTGAAAAAAATACGACTAATCAATACGAAGAAGCTTTATCATGGTTGGGGAGATATTTGGGCTTTGCATCAAACAGACCTGATTCAGAAACAGGGGGACGTGGCCCTGATATATTTTGGACTTCCCCAGAGGTTGATATATTAATTGAAAGTAAAGAGGAGAAGAAAGATACTTCTTTTTACTCAAAAAGAGATGTTGGTCAAGCTCTAAATCATAGTGAATGGTATAAAGAAGAATTCCCGAACTCTGCCCGAAATATTAAATTAATGATTGTCGGTCCCATAATACCGGCTCACCCAACAGCGAGTCCTGGAGAACAAATGCATATTTGGACACCGTCAGAAATTTCTTCATTAGCCCATCGCATTTCATCTTTAGTGTTTGATGCTTATACAACAAGTGACAGTGCCACTTACACAGCTACATTAAATAAACTGTTAGATGAAGCGGGAATGACATATGTGAAATTATATGAATCTCTTCCTACTCGTCCTATTCAGAGGGGGCAATAA